The proteins below come from a single Salinilacihabitans rarus genomic window:
- a CDS encoding type IV pilin: MQFAKKLIGDEEERAVSPVIGVILMVAITVILAAVIAAFVLDMGNLGEPAPNAQLSHSDSETEVSGVTIPQIVTTHDGGDEVSSDEIRIVVRDSSDNSAIQTLTPDGANGFNTTDYTSDAVGTTDDWYVTKNGDEVSGTISTGDTLVVTSSMDTSTTGSNPDLHDTDVEIQIIHDPSDSMISNSNLSFGEYETP, encoded by the coding sequence ATGCAATTCGCAAAAAAGCTAATCGGCGACGAAGAGGAACGGGCTGTATCGCCAGTCATCGGGGTAATCCTGATGGTGGCGATCACGGTGATTCTCGCGGCCGTGATCGCGGCATTCGTGCTGGATATGGGGAATCTGGGAGAACCTGCTCCAAACGCGCAATTAAGCCATTCGGATTCAGAAACGGAAGTCAGTGGCGTTACTATTCCACAAATCGTGACGACACACGACGGTGGAGATGAAGTCTCTTCGGATGAAATCCGTATTGTTGTCAGAGACTCTAGTGATAATAGTGCAATTCAAACATTAACTCCTGATGGGGCTAATGGGTTCAACACGACAGATTATACCTCTGACGCCGTTGGTACCACCGATGACTGGTACGTAACCAAGAACGGTGATGAGGTCAGTGGCACTATTTCGACTGGTGATACGCTCGTTGTCACTTCCTCGATGGATACTAGTACTACTGGTTCGAATCCCGACCTTCATGACACGGATGTAGAAATTCAGATCATCCATGATCCTAGTGATAGCATGATTAGCAACAGCAACCTGAGCTTCGGCGAATACGAGACGCCGTAA